DNA from Gloeocapsa sp. PCC 73106:
AAAACTATTCCTGGAATACTTACCCTCGAACAGGAACATTTAAGCTCTAATTTTCAACTAGATCCGACTCGTCTTACTTTATTGCTACAGGGATTGAAACTGTCGGGATTTGCTGCAGATACTATCCTGCGCGAACAATACAACGTTACTGTAGAGTTACCGATGGAAAAGTCTCTGACTTGTATGATTAGTATTGGGAACACTCAAACAGACTTGGAGCAATTAGTTAGGGCGATCGCACAACTAGCTGAGGATTATGCTCAGATGGAGTCAGATTTTACTCCTGTGTTGCCCTATATTGCCCCCATTCTACTCCCAGATATTACCCCGAGAGATGCTTTTTTTGCTCCCACCCAGATTCAAGCTTTAGCTGAGAGCGTGGGGGAAGTCAGTGCTGAGTTAATTTGTCCTTACCCCCCGGGAATACCCGTTTTAATACCCGGAGAAAGAATTACTACCGAGGCGATCGCCTATTTGCAGCAAGTTACTCAAAATGGGGCGATGATTACTGGTTGTCAAGATACGAGTTTAGAAACTATTGCGATCGTTGTTAGAGATAAATGACTGAATCAAATTTTAAGCGATCGCCTCGCAGCCAGTATAATCACGTGATAGAATTGAGATAAAACATATCAGACTCTTAATATGACTCTTGCAATTCTGGCGGAACCCGTACCCTTGAAAGCTAACCCTAATGGTGTAGTTTGTGTTGGCGGAACACGGGTAACTTTAGATACTGTAGTCGCTGTATTCAAGCAAGGGGCAACCGCAGAGGAAATTGTCCATCGTTATCCATCCTTAAGACTGGGTGACGTTTATGCTTCAATTGCCTTCTATCTCAACCACCAACAGGAAATAGAGGAATATCTCGAACAGCGTCAGCAGCAAGCACAAGAAATCCGCCAAATGAATGAAGCTAGATTTGACCCCCAGGGTTTGCGGGATCGTTTGCTTGCCCGGAGAGTTGAGCGGGAAGCATGATCAAATTGCTAGCTGATGAAAACCTGGACAACACAATCATCAGGGGATTGCTGCGCCGTAATCTAGGTGTTGATATAGTTCGAGTCCAAGACATTGGGCTATCAGGAGAAGACGATCCTGTGGTGCTTGCGTGAGCTGCCGATGAAGGGCGGGTTTTGCTCAGCCATGACGTTGCTACGATTACCCGCTACGCCTATGAAAGATTAGCCAACAATCTCGCCGTGCCAGGAGTGATTAAAATTCGTACAGAGACATCAGTAGGCAAGGTAATAGAGGATCTTTTTATCATTCTAGAGTGCTGTGTGGCAGAGGATTTGGATGGTCAAATATACTATCTTCCACTATGAATCTGCGGTAGCATAACCCAATCGATCTATCCATGAGTGCCATCGCTCACATCTTACGGCAGGTCAGAGTGGGAATTATGGCTTCCTAACATCTTGCATCGCGAATGGCGATATCGAAGAGATCCCCTACGCGGTGTCAAAAAGAAAGGGTTAATTTGTCCTTACCCCCCGGGAATACCCGTTTTAATGCCCGGAAAAAGAATCACCACAGAGGCGATCGGCTATCTGCAGCAAGTTACTCAAGCAGGGGCGATGATTACTGGTTGTCAAGATGCGAGTTTAGAAACTATCTTAATTCTTTCTAAACATTTTTAAAATTCTCCACTAACACTGATAAATTAATGCTAATTCTTAGCAACAACTTACGAGTCCTAATTAGCAACGGAGTAAAACTATGCTTTCCCCCGCAATGATTGACCGTCTGAATGAGCAAATTAACCTAGAAATTTATTCATCCCATCTTTACCTTCAGATGAGTTCTTGGTGCGCCCACAAGGCTTTAGAAGGATCTGCTCTTTTTTTAGGACAACACGCTGATGAGGAAATGATGCACATGCGTCGCCTGCTCGGTTACCTAAATGAAACGGGCGCTTTAGTAATAATTAAGGGAATGGAGGCTCCTCCTAGTGACTTTAATTCTCTTACTGAAATGTTCGAAAAAATTTACAGCCATGAGCAACTCGTCACCAGTAAAATTAACGACTTAGTTCACTTAGCTAATACTGAACCAGACTATTCTACTCTCCAATTCCTGCAATGGTATGTAGCAGAACAACACCAAGAAGAGTTTTTATTTAAGAGTGTTCTAGATAAAATCAAGCTAATTGGTACCGAAGGACAGGGGCTATTTTTCATCGATCAAGAAATAGCTAAGCTAGCAGCTAACAGTACTGCTTTGGAAACCACAACGATGAATGCAGGTGGAGCAGCTTAAAACTAATACAGTAGATAAACGATATTGCGATCGCAATGGTGGTGCGATTTTGGGTAATCTTCGTCAAACAAAAAGAGTTAAAACGTTACCAAGTTAAAGCTGTTAGAGATTTTTTGTTTAATGCTGGAATTGAACTATGAAATATCAAGGATTTGAAGCTATTATTGAATACGATGAGCAAGATCGATTATTTTTCGGTCGAGTTATCAACACCCTTGACGTAATCGCTTTCGATGGTTCCTCTGTAGAAGAACTAGAAAGTTCTTTTCAGTCCGCCGTTGACGAATATTTAGAAGATTGTCAGAAGAAAGGGAAAACACCAAACAAACCCTTTTCTGGTCGCTTCAATCTGCGGATTCCTCCAGATTTACATCGCCAAGCGGTACTCAAAGCCGAAAAAGAAGGGATTAGCTTAAATGCCTTTGTTGAAAAAGCACTTCACAATATTCTTTTTTCTGAACAAGAGTTATCGTAGTGAAAAAAAGGGTTCTGTTGCAAACTTTTTCTAGAGACAGAAAAGCTCTAACTTTTCCACTTTTTAGATAGCCATCTCAAAGAGAGACCCAATAAATTTCTTTTGACCGATAATATCCCCTTTTTTGATACTATTAATCTGTCCTTTCCGAATTGCATTAGGGATGCTCAAGAGTACTAACAAAGTCAATAAAATCCATTTTTGAATTTGTTTCAAGATGATAACTCCTAAGCAATACCCAAAAGATGACTACCTTGATAGAAGATCAAACACATGACCCAAGCTAGTACTAAGGGAAAAACCATAGAAAAGATGGTATAAGCTACAGAACGGGTTTCACCCCAGATAGTACTAATCGTGGTTAAACAGGGGATATAGATTAAGCTAAATAGACAGTAGCTAAAACCTTGAGCAAAAGTAATAGTTTCACTGAGTTTAGCTTGCAGGAGATCCTCTGATAAGCCATAGATAACCGCTAAAGCGGCGATTTGGACTTCTTTTGCTACAAAGCCAAAAATCAGGGAAACGGTTAAAAATGGGTTAATCCCAATGGGCTCCATGATCGGTGCAAAAACTTGACCTAATTTACCCGCTAGAGTATCCAATCCCTCGGCACCTTCGGGAAAACTGGTTAAAATCCACATTAAAATAGTACCCACGAGGATAAAAGTAGTTACCCTCTGCATAAAAGATTTCATTTCATTCCACACTCTCAGTGCTACTTGTTTGAGGGTAGGAATACGGTAGGGAGGTAACTCCAAAACAAAAGGTTCGTTACTCTTGAAATGCTTATTGTTACTTAAGATAGCAGCTACCGCCATAGCGACGACAAAACTGAGAACATACAGGAGAAACAGAGCGATCGCACCCTGTGGTCCAGGTAAGATCACCGCTAAAATAAAGACAAATACCTGAAGACGAGCAGAACATAGAGAAAAGGTAATAACTAGCATCGAGAGTAAGCGCATCCCCCGAGATCGCATGACCCGAGTTCCCATAATCGCGGGTACATTACAGCCAAACCCCATCATCTGCAGGACAAAAGCTCTACCATCGAGTCCTAAACGACTCATCAAAGCGTCCATCAGGTACGCAGCCCGAGATAGATAACCACTATCTTCTAGGACTGACATCGCGACAAAAAACAACCCCACCAATGGCACAAAGGAGATTACAGCGGCGATCCCACCCCAAATCCCGTTAATAATTAAATCCTGCACTATTTCCGGGAGGAAGTTGATCACCGGTTCGACGATATTTTCCAGTAGCCAACCGGTAACCGCATCTACAGGATCCGCCGAAGGAATGCCAATAGACCATATTAGCCAAAATACCCCCAACATAGTCAGGAAAAACAGAGGTAAACCCCAAATCGGATGCAGCATCACTTGATCTAAGCGATTGGTGAAGTTAACTGCATTAATCGAGGGCATTTCCACTGCGCCTTCTAGAGTAGTTTCTAGGTCTCTATCAGTAATTGGATTATCCTGGAGATGACCCAAAAGATTTTCAACCTGGTAGGTGTTGGGCTGTTCTTCTAGAGCGTGACTAATACCAGAGATAGCTTTGGCGCAACCAGTACCGTATTTAGCACTGATGGGGTACACGGGCATTCCCAAGCGATCGCTCAGAATTTTAGCATCAATTTTTACCCCATAGCGTTTAGCTTCATCAGCCATATTTAGTACCACTACAGCCGGAAGTCCCAAAGCTTTAATTTGTAATGGCATCCGAATCTGTCTATCTATTTGGGAAGCGTTGAGTACTACTAGAATCAAGTTAACCGCATAGGTCTCGAGAAACTTCTGTACTACCTTTTCATCATCGCTAAAGCCATTCAGGTCATAAATCCCTGGCAAATCCACAAATTCCACTATTTCATCATGGAGTTCTACCGAAGCTTTCATGAGATCTACGGTTAATCCCGGCCAGTTGGCTACCCCGGCGTTGGCGCCAGTAATTCGGTTAAAAAAAGTGGATTTCCCTGTATTAGGCTGTCCAATCACACCAATCCGCTTGGTAGCATTGGGATTCTCTTTAAGCGTAGCCCCACTGTGACACTGAGTCATGGCTTTTTACTCCCCATCATACAGTTTGATGATCACGGAATCGGCTTCATGGCGACGAATAGCTATTTCAGTGGTACTACCCACGCGCACGTGAAGAGGACCCCCCAAAATAGCGGACCTTAGAACCTTAACTTGCTTTCCTGGGACAATCCCCATAGCTTCTAAACGAGTTTTAAACCCATCACCACCGCGTCCGATTTGGACATCTTCCACCAGGGCTAATTGATTAGGTTTTAGTTCTGTAAGAGTCATAAATTATTGTCCAAGTTAATCGCAAATCTTTCTCAAGTATACAATAAAAATACAGGTCTTAGGTTTTAGGTTAAACCCTTTCCCCCTTCCCTCACATATTTAATTTGCGAGTATTTTCTACTAAACTTTGTGCGAAATTATCAAAGCGTTTGCTTAGTTTTTCGTCTTTAAGTTTACCTTCTGAATCAAATTGATTCCACGCTTGTCCAACGGCGATTTGTTCAGGAATTACCCAAGCATGAACCCATCGCATAATCGTCCGTAAGTCATTGAGAGCATTATTATTAGACTGTCCCCCCAAAACACTTATTAACCCAGTAACTTTTTGCTCAAGATGCTCAAAACTCATTAAATCCAAAGCATTCTTGATAACACCACTGACACTACCATGATATTCTGGCGTCACTAAGATTAATCCGTTAGCGCTTTTAACCGTTTCTCTCAATATCTCCACATCGGGATAATTGGGATAGTCTTCTCCTCCATGACAAAAGGGTAAGTCCATCTGACGTAAGTCTAGTATTTCTACATCTACTCCCAAGGCTTCTACTCTCAAACTTGCTAGTTGCAAAGCTTGAAAACTATGGGATTCGTTGCGTAAACTGCCATTAATACCAACAATTTTCATTATCTTCACCTAATCCGTAGTCATTATGAGTTTATTATAACAAATTTTTTGGGCCCTGGTTTAGGGGGGTAAATACAGTTAAATAAGTAGGTGTGCTTAATTAAAAGTTAATATGATGGTAGGGAACAGGGAACACCGGAAGACGGGAACAGTAAGGATTTCAGCTTTATTTACACTTGTTATTTTTTTACGTTTATTTATGACTGGTGGTACTATAACCTTAATCTTATCGAGTAATATTATGGCTAAAACACTCCAATCTTGGATACAACGTCTGATAGACGCTTGCTTTTTAGCGGGACAAGTAATCTTTCACATTCTCAGAGGAAAAATTCATAAGCAAAATACTATTGAACAAATGGGTATAGTAGGTCCCGATTCGTTGATTATTAGCTTAATTACTGCGGGTTTTGTGGGAATGGTGTTTACGATTCAAGTTGCGCGAGAATTTATCACCTTAGGAGCAACTAGCGCTGTGGGAGGAGTTTTAGGTATCGCCCTCTCAAGGGAATTAGCACCAGTGATGACTGCGGTAGTAATCGCGGGTAGAGTGGGTTCGGGTTTTGCTGCGGAGATTGGAACTATGCGTGTAACCGAACAAATAGACGCGCTACAGATGCTCAAAAGCGATCCCATAGAGTATTTAGTCATACCCAGAGTCATCGCTTGCGCTTTGATGATGCCTCTTTTAAACATTTTTTCACTGATTACCGGTTTAACCGGAGGAATGTTAGTAGCAGAAAACTCATACGATATATCGCCGATTATTTTTCTCAATTCCATTCGCAATTTTGTAGATATCTGGGACTTACTCAGTTCTCTAATTAAATCTTTAATTTTTGGCGTACTAATCGCCATAATTGGCTGTAGTTGGGGTTTAACAACTCGTGGTGGAGCAAAAGGAGTCGGTCAATCCACCACCACCGCTGTAGTCACCTCACTTTTGGGGATTTTTATCCTTAATTTCTTTCTTTCTTGGATCATGTTTCAGGGTATTGGAGATAACACGATCAATTAAGCAAGGTGTTAGGTGTTAGGTTTTAGAGGGAAGGTATTAAGTTTTAGGTGATAGGTGATAGGTTAAACCTTTATCCCTTTACCCTTTACCCCTTCCCCCTTGTCCCTTGAAATCCCTTTTCCCCTTTACCCTAGAAATCCCCCTTCCCCAGGAAATCCTCTTCTTTGGTGCAAGCAACTTTAACTGTCTACACCTTCGATGCGATCTTCAATCTGTTGATAGAGTTCACGCAGGCGATCTAAATTAGTTTCAGAAGTTTCCCAATAACCCCGTCCATTAACTTCTAGTAGAGTACCCACGATCTTACGGAAAGAATGAGGATTGAGATTCAACAAACGCTGACACATCTGCTGATCCTCAATAAAGGTAGTATTAGCTTCCTCATAAACCCAATTATCCACAGCACCCGCGGTAGCTGACCAACCCATGGTATTAACCAAGCGCTTAGACAACTCGCGCACGCCTTCGTAACCGTGGTTAAGCATCCCCTCGTACCATTTGGGATTGAGTAATTTAGTACGGGCGTCCAGACGTACAGTTTCTGAGAGGCTTCTGACTTGAGCGTTAGCGGTAGTAGTATCAGCGATGTAAGCTGCAGGAGTTTTACCATCGTTGCGAAGATTAGCAATCACCTTAGTGGGGTCCGAATCAAAATAATGAGACACATCGGTAAGACTAATCTCAGAAGAATCCAGATTCTGGAAGGTAACCTCAGCGGTTTTTAAAGCCGATTCAAAGATTTCGCGGTTTTGACCCATCATTCCGGGATTATCAGAATTAAAGGCAAAGGATTTGCGCTTGAGAAACATTTGTTGTAACTCTGATTCTTCTTCCCAGGTACTATTTTCTACCGCTAAATTAACGTTAGAAGAGTAAGAACCAGAAGCATTAGAAAAAACGCGAGTCGCAGCTTCCCGTAGATTAATACCGAGTTCCTCTGCTTGGGCTAAAGCGTGCTTGCGGACGTAATTCATCTCCAGAGGTTCATCAGCTTCAGCGGCTAATTTCACTGCTTGATCCAACAGATTCATCTGGTTAATGAATAAATCTCGGAAAACTCCCGAACAGTTAACTACCACGTCAATGCGGGGACGACCCAGTTCTTCTAGAGAAACTAATTGCAGTTTATTAACGCGTCCGAGGGCGTCGGGGAAGGGTTTAACCCCAACCATCCAGAGAATTTGAGCGAGGGATTCTCCATAGGTTTTAATGTTATCGGTACCCCAAAGCACAGAGGCGATGGTTTCGGGGTATTTACCGCCATTTTCTTGCTTTTGACGCTCTAAAAGACGATCTACTACCACTTTAGCCGATTGAATCGCCGCACTAGTAGGAATAGATTGAGGATCGAGGGCGTGGATATTTTTACCCGTGGGTAAAACGCCGGGATTGCGCACCGGATCGCCTCCAGGACCAGGTAAAACGTATTCCCCCTCTAACGCTTTGAGTAAACCGCCCAATTCATTATCGGCGCAGATTTGTTCAAGACAGAATTCTAAGTATTCAAATAGGGGTTTGAGTAATTCTGTATCAACCTTAGGATAACCTGCGTCGATCAAAGCTTCTAACCAGGGGGCTTTTTTACCCAGGTTAAAGAAGTTGAGACGAGAAACTTTACTAACTCGTCCATCCGCTTGGGCTTGAGTTTCCACTAAAGCGGTGACCGCAGCACGATTAGCTAGGGTGATTTCTTGTAGTAATTCTACGTCGGCGAGAACCCCGTGGTTGTTGTTTTGGTAGATTTCCTCGATATCTCTGCCAATACTTTGGGCAATAATACGGGGTAAAGAGACGAGACCATCTTCGGGGCGATCTAGGCTGGCGATATTAACTAGGGTGGCGATCGCTTCGAGTGCAGTAGGTGGTTTGCCAATAACGTGTAAGCCACAAGGTAGTAGTCTCGATTCTATTTCCATCAGTTTCTGATAGACTTTACCCACGACAGCGTCTCTTGCGTCTGGGCTGAGGTTACTCGCTTCTTCTGGGAGTTCGATATCTTTATCTAGGTTAACTAAACGACATTTATCCACAATACTATTGAGTATTGCTATACCCCGTCCTGTATCTTTGAGGGTTTGATAGGAGGCGATTAGTTCTGAGAGTTCCTTCAAGCCTTTGTATAGACCAGCGTTTTCCGCAGGAGGAGTTAAATAAGAAATAGTCTCGGCGTAACTACGACGTTTAGCGATCGTCGCCTCTGAGGGATTATTGGCCGCGTAGTAGTAGATATTGGGAATATTGCCAATTAGATTATCTGGGTAACAACTTCCCGACATACCCATTTGTTTACCGGGCATAAATTCTAAAGAACCATGGGTTCCGAAGTGCAGTACAGCGTCCGCATGCCAGATTTGGTTGAGATAAGTGTAGTAAGCGGCAAAACCGTGGTGAGGACTCGCTGAACGGGAAAAAAGTAGACGCATGGGATCCCCTTCGTAGCCAAAGGTAGGCTGTACACCGATAAAGAGATTACCAAAACTCTTCCCGTAGATTAATAGGTTTTGCCCATCGCTGTTGAGTTGTCCTGGAGGTGGTCCCCAATTTTCTTCTAGACGGTTAGAATAGGGGGTCAAACGTTCGTATTCTGGGACGCTCATCCGGTAAGCGATGTTAAGTTCTGGACTTTGATACTGGGCTGAAGCGTCGTGTATTACCTCCTGCATTAAAGCCTCTGCTGACTCGGGTAGATCTTCAATGTCGTAGCCGTTATTTTTTAAGGCTTTGACCACTTCGTAAATTGAGCCAAATACATCCAGGTAAGCCGCTGTGCCCACGTTACCCTTGTCTGGAGGAAAACTGAAGATGGTTATGGCTACTTTTTTGTCGGTCTTGGGTTTTTTGCGTAAATTCGCCCATTTTAAGGCTCTTTGAGCAATGGTTTCAATCCGATCTTGCAGGGCGATCGCTTTCCCGGTAGCGCCATCGCGTCCCGACAGAATCAACGGTTCAATCGCACCATCTAATTCGGGAATCGCTATTTGTAATGCTACTTGAATTGGGTGTAATCCTAAGTCGCTTTCCTCCCACTCTTGAGTCGTTTGAAATACCAGGGGTAAGGCCACCATATAGGGGCGATTTAGTCTTTTTAAAGATTCTACCGCGGCTTGATGGTCTTGTCTGGCTGGTCCCCCAACTAAGGCGAAGCCCGTCAATGATACTACTGCATCAACTATCGTCAGAGGGGTAACTCCTTTAAGGCTTTTGTCATAGAAATATTCATCCACTGGTTTAGAAAAGTCCAAGCCACCTGCAAAGACCGCGATAACTCTAGCCCCCATGGATTCGAGTTCTTGCACCATCGCTACGTAGTGGGCGTCATCTCCGGTTACTAGGTGAGTTCTTTGTATTACCAGTCCCACACAAGGAGCTAAAGGATCTTTGAGTTCCCCAGTGATATCCTGACGTTCGTTATACCAGTTGAGATAATCTTGCACATCTTCGAACATTTCCGGGGCTAAAGGATGCCAAATACCCATATCTGGGTAAACGATTGGTTCTTGATAGCTAATTACTCCTGATTTTTGATTGTGCAGAACGTATTTATCAGCGATCATAATCAGGAAATTTTCGATATTTTCCGCTGAACCACCCAACCAGTATTGGAAACTGAGCATAAAGCTACGAGCGTCTTGAGCTTTATCTAGGGGCATATATTTGAGTACTTTGGGAAGAGTGCGCAATAGTTTGAGCATGCCATCTTCAAAAGATGCCCCTGATTTCTCTTTGCGCTTACGCATAAACTGGGCGATCGCACTTTTAGACTGTCCCAGTTGGGTCATGGAAAAGCTTCCCAATTTATTTAAGCGCATCATTTCTGGCATAGAGGGAAAGACTATAATCGCGTCAATTTGTTCTCTCTTGGCTTTGACCGTTACTGCTATTTTCGCCGCTAAGTCTTCTATAAAAATTAAAGAAGCAATAAATAGATTCGCTTCAGCGATTTTTTCCTCAAAATCTGCATAGTTTTCCGGGTTTCTCAATTCTTCCAGTAAATAACCACTGATTTCAATCGCTAGATGGGGATTATTTTGATTAATTGAATTTACTGCTGCGGCTAGAGAACTTTGGTATTGAGGTTCTAGCACGACATAGACCACCTTGACTAACGCCCTTTGTTTAATTTGATCTGGTGAGATATGTCGAATGGTGGACTTGACGTGAGTGAACATAAATAAAATTCTCCTTCACTGTTAAACTTTTTTGGATTAAGGCTGTTATTTCCTTGTACCAAAAAAAGTCACACTTTTTCCAAGATAAATACTTATTTGCAACAATTTGATAAAAAACATCTTGATTATTATAATATTTCTTTACAATTTATAGATTGATTACTTTTACTAGCTCTAAATAAAACTTAATATTCTTTATATTGACTAATTGATTAGGAAATGATAAAGCGCTACGCAATAAGAAAAGTAAATAGGGTCTGCTGAAAAAGTAAGTCCTGGTTAGGAGATAGGCAAGAGGCAAAAGGAAGCGAATATTTATGCTACTTAAGTAATCAAAAGACCTAAATAAACTTTTTTTAGCATAATACTATAGAAAATCTGGCACTTTTTTGAAGAGAAAACCACTTCAAAGCTATACCAAATCAAAGTTTTAGATTTATTAAGCAAGCCCTAAATATAAAAAAAACTATAAAAGCACCGAGGTAAGCAAAACTTACGGTAGCATTTTTTGCCTTGCCTCTGTTTAGCTATGGTGGTAGTTCGATGATTTCTAGTTTGTGTTTAGCAGGACTCCTAATTAGAGTGGCGCGGGAATCCCACCAAGCAGAGGTACTTTCTTTGTAGTAAGGTATCGTATTTTAGGAATATCTAAGAACCGAATATCTAAATTCTGATCAAGTACTAATATTTTCTATAGCAGTTTCTAAAGAAGGCTGAAGAGGAAGAAAGCTCAAGGTCAGGTTCAGTTGTTCAGTAATAATTGCCTCCTCGGATTACTAGAGCTTTAAAGGTTTAATCTAGCATTTTAGCTCAATGTGGCAATTGATAACAACTCTTGATAAAATCTATTTTCTAGTCATTATTAGCGTGTTCAAATTCATAGACATAAAAAAGACGACTAAGTTTACCCAATAAGTACGCCACTAAGAAACATAAAATAGCGCTAATAAAACCTAGTAAAAACACTTTTGTAGGTGTCAAATAAACCCAAAAATTAAATTCTTCAAGTTGCTCAGAAGCTAATTTTAAACCCATTATTCTGTTATCTATAAACAAAGCAAGGATTAAGCAAACAACCCCACCTATTTTTAACAGGTTCTTAGCATAATTAATTCTTCTTAAGGCTCTTTGACAAACATAACAATGTTGCGTGTGAGTTGTCCAGACATCAAAAAGCTTTTGTTTATTCTCTTCTGCTGTAGGAAGATATTGAGAGTCACTAGGAAATTGCCAAGGAATATTGCCCTCTGCTCTATACTTTAACCATTGACGAAAAGCAATAACCATTTTATCTTGAGGATTAGGAAGATAAACCTGTTCTAGCCATTGTTCCATTCCTCTTTTAGCTAATTCTTTTTCTTGATAGTGAAGAAAAACTAAATCCTGATGGAGGAAAAAAGAAGACATGAGATGATTCATCCAAGCAGGAATATTCAAAGCAAAAATACTTAATCCTTTTGAAAATGGGCTTTTATTATGTTTAATTAGGATTTGACAAGCGATATGACGACACCAACCCGGTTGTGTAGGAATAGCGTAGAGAATAAAAATTATTTTATTCCCATTTGGCAACAGAGAATCAATTTTCATTAGACAGGGAGGTTGAAAATCATGAGATACCGGTATTGGTTCATCCAAATCACTGACCAATTGAAAAGCAAAACCATCTTGAGTGGACAATTTTCTGGTCGGTATCATGTCGTAATAATTAGCGTCTTGATAGCGATTACCCAGAAACCCATGATGAGAAACCGGCGCGTGAGCAGGATCGCAAACGTTTTCAAAGAAAAA
Protein-coding regions in this window:
- a CDS encoding magnesium chelatase subunit H, translated to MFTHVKSTIRHISPDQIKQRALVKVVYVVLEPQYQSSLAAAVNSINQNNPHLAIEISGYLLEELRNPENYADFEEKIAEANLFIASLIFIEDLAAKIAVTVKAKREQIDAIIVFPSMPEMMRLNKLGSFSMTQLGQSKSAIAQFMRKRKEKSGASFEDGMLKLLRTLPKVLKYMPLDKAQDARSFMLSFQYWLGGSAENIENFLIMIADKYVLHNQKSGVISYQEPIVYPDMGIWHPLAPEMFEDVQDYLNWYNERQDITGELKDPLAPCVGLVIQRTHLVTGDDAHYVAMVQELESMGARVIAVFAGGLDFSKPVDEYFYDKSLKGVTPLTIVDAVVSLTGFALVGGPARQDHQAAVESLKRLNRPYMVALPLVFQTTQEWEESDLGLHPIQVALQIAIPELDGAIEPLILSGRDGATGKAIALQDRIETIAQRALKWANLRKKPKTDKKVAITIFSFPPDKGNVGTAAYLDVFGSIYEVVKALKNNGYDIEDLPESAEALMQEVIHDASAQYQSPELNIAYRMSVPEYERLTPYSNRLEENWGPPPGQLNSDGQNLLIYGKSFGNLFIGVQPTFGYEGDPMRLLFSRSASPHHGFAAYYTYLNQIWHADAVLHFGTHGSLEFMPGKQMGMSGSCYPDNLIGNIPNIYYYAANNPSEATIAKRRSYAETISYLTPPAENAGLYKGLKELSELIASYQTLKDTGRGIAILNSIVDKCRLVNLDKDIELPEEASNLSPDARDAVVGKVYQKLMEIESRLLPCGLHVIGKPPTALEAIATLVNIASLDRPEDGLVSLPRIIAQSIGRDIEEIYQNNNHGVLADVELLQEITLANRAAVTALVETQAQADGRVSKVSRLNFFNLGKKAPWLEALIDAGYPKVDTELLKPLFEYLEFCLEQICADNELGGLLKALEGEYVLPGPGGDPVRNPGVLPTGKNIHALDPQSIPTSAAIQSAKVVVDRLLERQKQENGGKYPETIASVLWGTDNIKTYGESLAQILWMVGVKPFPDALGRVNKLQLVSLEELGRPRIDVVVNCSGVFRDLFINQMNLLDQAVKLAAEADEPLEMNYVRKHALAQAEELGINLREAATRVFSNASGSYSSNVNLAVENSTWEEESELQQMFLKRKSFAFNSDNPGMMGQNREIFESALKTAEVTFQNLDSSEISLTDVSHYFDSDPTKVIANLRNDGKTPAAYIADTTTANAQVRSLSETVRLDARTKLLNPKWYEGMLNHGYEGVRELSKRLVNTMGWSATAGAVDNWVYEEANTTFIEDQQMCQRLLNLNPHSFRKIVGTLLEVNGRGYWETSETNLDRLRELYQQIEDRIEGVDS
- a CDS encoding Rieske 2Fe-2S domain-containing protein; this encodes MILNTTEQLQTKAESFQWHQQWYPVAVVQYLDPTKPNKIKLLGKNLVLWQKQKGQWSCLEDFCPHRGAPLSEGRVESDGTLMCAYHGWRFNDEGQCVKIPQCKDQHIEIKHCQNPKASCVAYPLQIAQGLIWIWSEPGAQAEIESKLREPRLTPELAAKSSDMVVAPWSIRDLPYGWDFFFENVCDPAHAPVSHHGFLGNRYQDANYYDMIPTRKLSTQDGFAFQLVSDLDEPIPVSHDFQPPCLMKIDSLLPNGNKIIFILYAIPTQPGWCRHIACQILIKHNKSPFSKGLSIFALNIPAWMNHLMSSFFLHQDLVFLHYQEKELAKRGMEQWLEQVYLPNPQDKMVIAFRQWLKYRAEGNIPWQFPSDSQYLPTAEENKQKLFDVWTTHTQHCYVCQRALRRINYAKNLLKIGGVVCLILALFIDNRIMGLKLASEQLEEFNFWVYLTPTKVFLLGFISAILCFLVAYLLGKLSRLFYVYEFEHANND